The DNA region CACGGGACGGGACGTAACCCGAAATAGGGTAGATTTGAGTCTGCCGAAAGTCGAAATTACTGCGATTTCGCTGGTCCATTCTACGGTGTTCTGGGCGTTCTATTAAGTGATGGCCTCAAACAGAGAACGAAACAGCCCGTCTGAAGATCCGCTTCGGTACGAGTTATTCGTGAAGCATTTGCTGGAGCACGAGCCTCGGGTGCGTGGTTTCCTCCGCGGACTTCTCCCAACTTGGGACGATGTCGAGGAGGTTACGCAGAATGCAAGCTTGGTGGCGTGGCGCAAGTTTTCGGATTTTGAAGAGGGCACCTCGTTCGGCGGCTGGTTTCTGACGATAGCTCGCTACGAAGCGATGAGCTATCGCCGACATCTCGCTCGGACGCCGCTCGTATTTTCGGACGAGTTGTGGGGTCATTTGGCAGTCGAGGCAGAGCAAATGACGCCCGATCAGCTGCGCCGCCAGAAGCTAGACGAGTGCCTCCAGCGCATGGAAGCAAGGAATCGAGATCTTCTGATGAAGATCTATTCGTCGGGCGTTTCGATCCGCGAAGTAGCGAAACAATCTGGCAAGAGTGAGCAGGCGTTCTACAAGGTCGTGCAGCGAATGAGATCGGCACTGCTCAAGTGCGTCACGAAGGCGATAGCAATGGAGGGTGCATAGTGGCCGACAATAGACTCGAACAGCTGATCGCTCAGTGGCTCGATGGCCGCATCGACGCCGAAGGCTCGCAGGCGCTTCAACAATTGTTGTTTGAGTCGGCAGACGCTAGGTCGGCATTCCGCAACTACGCACTGCTCGACGCGTCGCTCCATGAGGCGGCCTACGCAAGTAGTTCGTCCGGCGTGTCGGGTCCCGTTGCGAGGGAGTTGCGATCGTCCGACACCCCGCAGCGACCAGATTCTCCCGCGACGCTTGCGGGAGCCAAACTCGAAGCGGCACCTCGCGTCCAGCGCCCCGCGCCCGTAAGGGTGAATCGCCTAGGGAGTCTGGCCCGGGTTGCGGCGTGGAGCGGGGCGATTGCCGCAGGTATTCTGGTGGCGTTTCAGCTATCTCGAACTCCTGACGGCGCCCGGCCGGACAGCACGCCGGTGGCCCAGCTCGGATCCCCCGAACGGCGAGACGGCGGGCACGACCAGAAACGTGATCAATCGCTGCGCAAGCCCCCCGCGCCGGTTGCTACGCTGGCGTTCGTCAAGCAGGCGCAATGGGAGCCGCCACTACTAGACGTGGGGGAGACTATTCTGGAAGGTGAAACCGTCAGCCTGACGCAGGGAACGGCCCGGATCAGCGTCGGCGCCGGAGCAGAAATCATTGCCGAGGCCCCCTGCTCGCTGACTTTCTTATCCACCGATAGGGTCCAATTGCATCATGGCGAGGTAGCCGTCGATGTCGCGCATTGGGCGAGCGGTTTCACCGTTGTCACGGAGGACATGAACCTTGTCGATCTCGGGACAAAGTTCACGGTATCCACATCTCCGGGCGCCGCGACCGAAGCCACGGTTCTGGAGGGCGTCGTTCGAGTGCATGCATCGCACGCCTCCGATGAGCCGCCGCGTGGCCTGCTCATGACCGAAGGTCAGCACGTGTCGATTGATAAGAGCGGATTGGTCAAGAAAATCGAGCAGAAGGACGTGAATCCGCTGCTTGGCAGACTGGATTTCGGGTCTGCTCTGCCCTATCGTCCTGTTGTGTTGCACAACACGGGCGTCGGGCTCTCGGTTGGCGACGAAGACCGGCACTGGCGCGTGGTGAGCGGTCCGACCGGCGCATTCTTCGAACCGCAGTTTGCCGCCGTGACCGAAGAGGAGCGGCGTTATCTGCCGAACGACCCTGGCGCGTCGCAGTGGGTGTCTATCCGTCAGTGGCAGGCCGCGGCTCCAAACTCAACGTACACCTTTCAAACAAAATTCGAGTTGGACGACTACGATCTAAGCACGATGCAGCTCTTTGGTCGGTTCCTCGCGGACAACGGCGTCTCCGCGGTTCGCGTCAACGGCGAGCCAGTTCATGTTCAGTCTTGGGTAGATAACGTGTTGGGCCAGACGTTCGGCGCTATGCAGTTCCGCTTTGTGAATATCACGGAAGGTCTCGTCAAAGGTCAAAATGTTGTCGAAGTGGATGTCCGGAACGGGATGATGCGCCAAGGCATTCCTGGTGAGCTGTCCCCGATCCCCAACCCCATGGCGCTTCGTGTGGAGTGGTACGCGTTTGGTCGACAGCTCAGTGTCGCGAAGGCAGACGCCCACCCGGCGGCTTTATATCGCATCGACGGATACAATCCGCCGATGTTGGCTCGTTCTGGCAGAGAGGGTTGAAGACTAGGTGCCCGCAAGATGGGGCGTTCGAGGGCACGTAACGTCGCGAGCGTCCGCTCCCCGCTTGGGGCCGCCCACTAGCGTGGATGGAAGGCTCCGCCAAGAAGGTGCGGTCCTACCCAGCAAGGTGCTGACTACTCAAGCGTGAATCGTTGCGTTCTGGGGGCTGAGTGCTGGCGCGGGGCGGCGGTCAACGGGATCGGCAATTCAAGAGAGCATGCGCTCTGTCTCGTAATTCTAAGAATTGAGTTTGAGGCTTCCCTACGCATGAATATCGGTCGATTAAGAGCCGCTTGGATTGTTTTGGTCGCGCTGGCGGCGCATCTGTCGTTGACGAGGCCAATTGCAGCGGAGACGGTTGCTCCGACTCCTGCAAGTGACGTGGCCCTACGAGTGCCGGCGCATCCGGTCGCGCTTCAGAAGGCGCCGGGTCGCGACGCAATCGAGCTTGTGCGGCAATCGCCGCGGACCGTAGAGCGGCTCGACTCTGGCGTGATGCGCGTCGACTTTGGGAGAGTCGCGTTCGGCAATCTAGAGTTGACCTCGCCGGCGGGCTTTCAGGACGAGATTGTTGTGCGATTCGGAGAAAAGCAAGCGAACGGCGCAATTGATCGCGATCCGCCGGGGACGGTGCGTTACAGCGAGGTTCGCGCGCAGATCGTCCCGGGAACGACCACGGTGATCGCCCCGTCTGTGGACGATAGGAATACGCAACAATCTGGCGCCGTGGGTCGGTACGGCAACGTCACTCCGCCGGCCGTGCTGACTCCCCCTGAGTGGGGCGTAGTAACTCCCTTCCGATGGGTCGAGATCGAGGGCATACCCGCCGGCGAGGACGCCGCGAAGGCCGTAACGGTCGTCCGCCTAGCGGCGTTCCCCAAGCACTGGGACGAAGGCGCCGCCGAGTTCCACTGTTCCGACGCAACCCTGAACCGGGTGTGGGACCTGTGCCGGTACTCCATCAAGGCGACGCTGTTCGCCGGGGTCTACGTCGACGGCGATCGAGAGCGTATCCCTTACGAGGCCGACGCCTACCTGAACCAACTGAGTCACTACTATGTCGACGCTGATCCCAAAGCGGCGAGGCGGACCTTTGACTGGCTTCTGAAGCATCCCACCTGGCCGACGGAATGGGGGCCGCACATGGTGTTCATGGCTCACGCCGACTGGATGCGAAACGGCGATGCCGAGTGGATCCGTCAAAGGTACGAGAGCCTGAAAGCAAAGACGCTCTTCGAGCGCCTCGGCAAGGATGGGCTGGTTCACAGCAACGCCCAGCAGATCGATTGGGATGACATTGTCGACTGGCCGCCTGTTGAGCGTGACGGCTGCGTTCGCACCGAGGTAAATACCGTCGTCAACGCTTTTCACTTGGCGGCGGTAGAGAAGATGGCTGAGCTGGCGGCCGCCGTCGGCGCAGATGCCGACGTTCAGTACTACCAGGAGCGTGCAGAGCACGGACGCCGGGTCTTCCGCAGCCAACTCTTCGACGCCGACGCAGGGCTGTACCGCGACGGCGTAGGGGTGAACCATCACTCCCAGCACGCCAATTTCTTCCCCCTGGCCTTCGGTCTCGTGGAGAAGAAAGATCGTCAGAAGGTAGCTGAGTGGCTGGCGTCACGCGGCATGCGCTGCTCGGTGTACGGGGCTCAATACCTGCTGGAGAGCTTGTTCGAGAATGGGGCGGGAGAGGCCGCGGTCGGACTGATCGTCGCGCCCGGAGAGCGAAGTTGGCGTCACATGCTCGACTCCGACGCAACGATCACGTGGGAGGCATGGAATGAGTCGGCCAAGCCCAACTTAGACTGGAATCATGCCTGGGGAGCAGCCCCGGCGAACCTATTGCCGAGATACGTTCTAGGCGCGGAGCCGCTCGCGCCGGGTTGGAGCCGTGCGAGAATCCGTCCGAACCCTAGCGGCCTGGAGTTCGCCCGAGGCGTGGTGCCCACACCACGTGGACCGGTCGCGATTGATTGGCGACTCGATCGGCGTTTCAGCATGGACCTGGATCTGCCCGATCGAATGACCGCGTTCGTTCAAGTGCCGAATGTGACCGGCGCCGAGGGGATCTTCGTCAACGGTTCGTCCGCGGAGGCCAAGTTGATTGACGGGTATTGGGTGTTGAAAGACGAATTGAAGGGTAGGTCGGCTATTGAAGTGCGCTAGATGGACTCTCTCGGCGCCTTCCTGCGAAGGCGACTACTGCGAGCAGCCCAGCTGCGATGACGATCGAAGCAGGTTCAGGAACGACCGCCGATTCGAAGTGAGGGGTGGCCGACCCGCTCAGTGCATAGATGGTCCGCCAACTGTTGTAATGATCGACGTCTATCACGCCTCCGTCCACGTCATTGGCTAGCGTGCCCGCCGGCGCCCCAAGATTGTCGCGCCAGACGGTGTAGTCGGCCAGATCGACGGCGCCGTCGTCGTTGTAGTCGCCTGCATACGCATTCTGGTTGGCGATCAAATCGGTGCGATAGATAATGTCTTCGCCTGTCCGCTTGCTAAAGACATACAGCCGACCGCTCTCATCGACGCCGAAGCGTTGGTCACCGCGGGGTTGATCGATTAGATCACGAAACGCCCCGGGCGTTCCACCATCGATGCTGACGTTCATCAAATACATAGTTGCTTGAGTATCGGTGGCGTCGGCCGCGACCAATTCGTCAAAGTCAGCGTGGAAGAATGCGCCGCGCGCTAGCTCCCCAAATACCAACTGGTTCTTGAAATCCGGGTCGTTGGGGTCGGAGACCACAAACCCTCCGGTGACAGCCGTATTCCCTCCAATTGGTCTCGCGCCGGGCGTGACCGGTATCTCATGGTCGAAGACAGTCGCCGGGAACTCTAGTGTCGAGCCGGTTGGCAGATGGAGCGTGGTGGAAGCGTTGCCTGCAGCGGGACCATCGTAGGTTGTCCAGCCGTGGTTGTCACCTCGGTCAACGAGGTTGACCTCTTCGAAATCGTCGGCGCCGATGTCGAAAACTACAAGGCGCGCGTCGCCGTTGGCGTCCCTGGCGAAACTGAGATTCTGAGGGTAGCGAAATCCCCAAGCGAAGATCTCCTCGGTGTTGCCGTCGTTGTCAAGAAAGTCGCCGCCGTCGTTGAGCGGGTTGTCTGCTGGAACCGAATAGGCGTGGTCACCATCCCGCAGCGGGTTGATTCGCAGAATCTTACCGAACGGGTTGTCTGCGTCCTGCACGTGCTGCCAGTTCGGCACTTGACCTTGGTTGTGC from Pirellulimonas nuda includes:
- a CDS encoding FecR family protein, which produces MADNRLEQLIAQWLDGRIDAEGSQALQQLLFESADARSAFRNYALLDASLHEAAYASSSSGVSGPVARELRSSDTPQRPDSPATLAGAKLEAAPRVQRPAPVRVNRLGSLARVAAWSGAIAAGILVAFQLSRTPDGARPDSTPVAQLGSPERRDGGHDQKRDQSLRKPPAPVATLAFVKQAQWEPPLLDVGETILEGETVSLTQGTARISVGAGAEIIAEAPCSLTFLSTDRVQLHHGEVAVDVAHWASGFTVVTEDMNLVDLGTKFTVSTSPGAATEATVLEGVVRVHASHASDEPPRGLLMTEGQHVSIDKSGLVKKIEQKDVNPLLGRLDFGSALPYRPVVLHNTGVGLSVGDEDRHWRVVSGPTGAFFEPQFAAVTEEERRYLPNDPGASQWVSIRQWQAAAPNSTYTFQTKFELDDYDLSTMQLFGRFLADNGVSAVRVNGEPVHVQSWVDNVLGQTFGAMQFRFVNITEGLVKGQNVVEVDVRNGMMRQGIPGELSPIPNPMALRVEWYAFGRQLSVAKADAHPAALYRIDGYNPPMLARSGREG
- a CDS encoding PQQ-dependent sugar dehydrogenase yields the protein MALRRKPSRAVTEFGALSAVFSLLLGAASFGGPACAQAPDPSNSTKVLNLTTFATFSTISNSGAIDLQHSHDGSGRVFVSTNEGKIHAFSSTGASLGTFLDVAAPGVLPGFTHQGSFTTRGLTYMAFHPDYASRGASGEGKLYTITDVAPSSTANNTYTAVGLSTAPGSIISKYAITEWTVDASNSNQIDTSSRREVMRLEISGPSVNTHSVGQLSFNPFAKPGDADYGNLYIPLGDMHNQGQVPNWQHVQDADNPFGKILRINPLRDGDHAYSVPADNPLNDGGDFLDNDGNTEEIFAWGFRYPQNLSFARDANGDARLVVFDIGADDFEEVNLVDRGDNHGWTTYDGPAAGNASTTLHLPTGSTLEFPATVFDHEIPVTPGARPIGGNTAVTGGFVVSDPNDPDFKNQLVFGELARGAFFHADFDELVAADATDTQATMYLMNVSIDGGTPGAFRDLIDQPRGDQRFGVDESGRLYVFSKRTGEDIIYRTDLIANQNAYAGDYNDDGAVDLADYTVWRDNLGAPAGTLANDVDGGVIDVDHYNSWRTIYALSGSATPHFESAVVPEPASIVIAAGLLAVVAFAGRRRESPSSALQ
- a CDS encoding alpha-L-rhamnosidase-related protein; protein product: MNIGRLRAAWIVLVALAAHLSLTRPIAAETVAPTPASDVALRVPAHPVALQKAPGRDAIELVRQSPRTVERLDSGVMRVDFGRVAFGNLELTSPAGFQDEIVVRFGEKQANGAIDRDPPGTVRYSEVRAQIVPGTTTVIAPSVDDRNTQQSGAVGRYGNVTPPAVLTPPEWGVVTPFRWVEIEGIPAGEDAAKAVTVVRLAAFPKHWDEGAAEFHCSDATLNRVWDLCRYSIKATLFAGVYVDGDRERIPYEADAYLNQLSHYYVDADPKAARRTFDWLLKHPTWPTEWGPHMVFMAHADWMRNGDAEWIRQRYESLKAKTLFERLGKDGLVHSNAQQIDWDDIVDWPPVERDGCVRTEVNTVVNAFHLAAVEKMAELAAAVGADADVQYYQERAEHGRRVFRSQLFDADAGLYRDGVGVNHHSQHANFFPLAFGLVEKKDRQKVAEWLASRGMRCSVYGAQYLLESLFENGAGEAAVGLIVAPGERSWRHMLDSDATITWEAWNESAKPNLDWNHAWGAAPANLLPRYVLGAEPLAPGWSRARIRPNPSGLEFARGVVPTPRGPVAIDWRLDRRFSMDLDLPDRMTAFVQVPNVTGAEGIFVNGSSAEAKLIDGYWVLKDELKGRSAIEVR
- a CDS encoding sigma-70 family RNA polymerase sigma factor; its protein translation is MKHLLEHEPRVRGFLRGLLPTWDDVEEVTQNASLVAWRKFSDFEEGTSFGGWFLTIARYEAMSYRRHLARTPLVFSDELWGHLAVEAEQMTPDQLRRQKLDECLQRMEARNRDLLMKIYSSGVSIREVAKQSGKSEQAFYKVVQRMRSALLKCVTKAIAMEGA